The genomic stretch GCCAAGACAAAGTAGATTTGAGctcactcctctgccagtctaTTGGCTCAGTAGTCACACAAGTAGTAAAGatgcatctttttaaaatgtaaactgaGCAGTTATAATTCTGAAGACACACTGGGAGCCAGACAATGTAAGCAGATGCCAATTTTACAGTCACTTTTCACTTCAGTAGTTACATTTTTGCCTGAAGTAACAGATGGAAATATGTCTATATACATAATGCCACTAGAAATATTCTTCTTGAATGCACAGAGCAATACATGTGAAATGTAGATATATTTCCATGTACACAAGCAGAAAGCCCATGAACACAGACAGCAATTCTGGCCTAAATGACATCAGTAAGCTTTTGCCAATTACTTTGGCAGGTGGAGGAGGGCATAATTTCACCCAGGGTGTTAATCTGTTGTTCTGTTAGTCAACAATTCTGTTTATTACAGCAGTGCCTCAGAACTACCAAGAATTAGACCCAATTAAGTTGGGCTCAGTATAAACACAAAATAGCAAACCGTCTTGATTGCAAAGGTTCCCATACAAGCAGATGAGGCTGACGCACCAAGGAGGAAGGACGGATGGTAAATCCTTCCCAACTGAGCCCCCAATATACTAATTACACTACTGAACTGTCCCATTTTGAGGCTTTGGGGGAAATGGGGAAGGCCACCTTTAACTCATACCCCTGttccctatttctttttttgcagtttacTCACAATATCTAGCCACTGGTGGACAGCTACAGCCACTTGAGTTCCCAAGGGTTTAGTTAATACAAGCACATCTCCTGGCACTGCATTGTCTGGCCTGAAAACAAAGAATTCATATATTAATTAAGGAGTGAAATTCACACATTATTAGGAATAAGTGCTGATAATTCATAGTCCCATATATTTTAttgtgcaattaaaaaaaccccactaattGCAGAATTACCCTTTGGGATTCATTGCCATGGGATATTATTGAGCAAAAAAGTTGCAAACTAATTTAAAAGTGCTAACCCTTCTTTTATATAATAGAACAATGCTTGCAGTCAGACACACACAAAACTACATCTTTTCTATCAATTTATTGCAGGCATAAGATAggatgggaaaaaaatctgacttaTCTTTGTTATTCAGGGCATAAGATAATAATCAACTAGGATCAGGAACAAATTCCTTCCTATACCATAACATGCCACAATGGGACATTCAAGATTGGCTACTGTTAAATGGCCAGAATGCTGTAGTTACAGCCATTAATAGGATAACTGGGACATGGTTTAAAATGGACATATAAATATGACAAAAAATTATGTCCCAAGCAGTCTTTAATACCTTTTAAGGTTAGAAGCTTAACTCCTTTCAAAAGGAGAACAGGATCACAAGAtattgggaggggaaaaaaaataaaaggacactTAAATATATTAAAGAGAGATGTGGCATCTGTTGAGTGCTAAGAACACACACAAGCAGGAGAAGGTACTGCTTTATTCAGCAAGAGAAAGATCACAACATggtatttaaaagattttttaatgTAACCCTTCAGGCCAGTGCCTTTGATTGTTTAGTGATTTAACTTACATTATAAATTCATTAGGCTGACAGACTGTCGTGGCCACTCCTCCTAAAACAATCCAGGGATTTAACACTGTTTGGCCACCAGTAACAGATGTTCCTGCCTCTTCTGCTGCATCTTTGAAACCCTGGATAATTAGAGGCATCACTTTGTCTCTTTCCTAGAGATCAAAACAGAAGTCAGAGTTCCATACACAGCAGTGTTACTCATTTCAAGACTGGTCCAGGGCCATAATTGCTCAAGCCAGTTCCCTGATGGCAAGAGTTCATGACAGAAAAGCCAGCCTTAGGAAGAAGTTAGTCTCCTGAAAATGGTATGCTATACCATAGAGCTACTGTTTTACAGCTCCTTGTAAAATGCTGAAGAAACATTCTCGAAAAGGTCACATGAAAGTAAAGAAGTCAGAGAATTCTAGAGACTCAGAAGAACTATCCTGCTGTTGTAATCGGGTACAACCACAGCAGTGCAGTGCAATACAGCAAAGTTAAATCAAGCTGCATTTGGCCTCCACTAACCTGCAAAGCTTCAAGTCACTCCCTTCTAAGAAGAAACAGGCCTTCTTtgctaaagcaaacaaacatgctggtcacttccagaaaaaaataaataagaaaagcaatCTATTTTAGTTGCTTTTGCTTCAAAGAGATGTTATAAAGCTGACATAAGAAAATGCAAATTATCTGTCCAGATTGTTACATCAATTGGTAATCAGCTGATGCCTTGGGGCAATATTCTCCTGATTTGACAGGAGTAGGGACACCATTTTGGTGAAGATGAAGGTATTAGCAGAAGATTAAGATGACatagaaaactgaaattttagcAAGTGACTTCAGAAAGCTTATGAAGCAAGAACCACACTATGAACGGGGGCACTCAATAAAGCCATGTctttagcttcttttttaaaaggacCCAAACTGTGAGGAGAAATACACTGAAGATAATACATTATGGCATGTACAGCTGTTTTGGCCCTTACTTCAAAAGCAAGTGCCAAAATCTTACCCTATCTGTCATTTTATTGCTGATTCCAAGGAGCATCAACATGTTGTCGCATTCTGTAACCCCCATGGCATAAAGGTCACTTAGGACATTGGCACACGCTATCCGcccctgaaaaagaaagaaaaaaaactggagGACTGTTTCTGTATGTTCAGACAAACACCTGtcaaaaacaaaacttctgaCATGAGGCTGTACTCTAAGACAGCTTCTTACTTCATAGGCTCCTGCACTCAGAAATCCAAAGATGTGACATAATGCATTCATCCTAGCTGTCTTGGTCAAAGCTTTCTCTCACTGGCTATACAGGAGTCTTATAAAAAGAGTTTAGACCAGATTCCTAATTTCAGAGGCTGAAGTTAGGCAAGACAAAGGTCTAGCTTTGATAACAAGCTCAGCTTGCTTAAACTGATACATTCCTTTTAATGTAATTCCAGCACAGAAGTGTACAGCACTGATGGTGGAGACTACAGTATGTTAACTCACAACTGCTAAGGAGCTAATTTAAACAGCTTAGAGTGCTTCCTAATACTGTAGTCTTTTCCTGTTAGGATGTCAGCAAGAGGCTGGCCACAGAAGACAACATATGTGGGGAATAAAAGAGCTGAGGGTTCTCAGATGCTGGCCTTGTCACCACTTTGGAGCACCCACACCTGCTGAGGGGAGATGTGCACTTATTCAGGTGATAGAATAAGGCTGAATTTTCTTAGAGCACATACATTCTAAttaatatttgtgtgtgtgaacaACTCTATTAACAAAACTTTCTCCAAGAGGCCTAGTCTCCTATTAGAGGTCCTCTGGAAAATTCTAAAAGCTGACGGGACCGAGAAGGGCTCACTTGGGTCACATGAGCTTAGCTGTTCTAATTTTGCTAAATTAATGGATCCGAGTTAATCTGCAAGCCAGGTTTCGCCAGGGTACGGACACAGCAGAGATGAGACACCAAGTTTCCTGATGAAGATGCATAACTTCCTGATGAAGGATGTGCCCTAAGGGATATCAAAATGATTCTGAAGTACAAAACAAGTTCTGTTGTGCTAGTCTAGAAGACACCACACATGCTATTAAAGTTATTCTAGGTTTACAGCTGCAGAACTGCAATCAGAATCTGGTTCTatgattttaaatgtgttttttataaAGTTCAGAGGCCATCATGATAAAAATGATAGCATGCTTATTCAATACAACTGGGATTAAAGAAATATGCCTTAGTTagaagacagattaaaaaaaaaaaaaaaaagcacatttctgcatttctgccaTTTCCAAAACCTTACAGTCTAATCACAGAGACAGGATCTTTACACAAATCATTATCATCAAGTAGTTACCTCACTTTCTGATGACATGAAATAACACCTCCAAATCACAATGAAATTCAACGCAATTTTTCATAAATTCAGGAGCTTCCATTGGCATCAGGGCAACCCATTTTGTATTTGGAACTGGAACATGATTTAGTAATTTAAATCCTAAACTACTAAGAGAAGAATGAACTGTGTACCGCATTGGCTGATGAATATCCACTGTTAAATTTATAGGTGTTAAAGACACTAAAgtctgtcatttttcttttctgtaaagggACTATCAAACTCTCGAGAACTATCTTCAGTATTTACCACGCAAACTTCTGGTTTATGCCCTCTTAGGAATgacagaaaaattttaaaatcacAATGACAACAGCTCCCTATTCTAGTAGTCAGAGGTCAGCCTAACTCTAGTTTTGCCTATTGACAAAACCGCCACGGAAACAAATCCAGGGAGGGCAAGTCTCAAGCCTGAAGTAGCGGAGGGAATGATGCATGATTTGCCAACTGATAGACATGACAGGACTCATAAACCAGGTTTAGTCTAGCTGTGTCCCACATTTCACTGAAATCTCACTGAAACACATGAAACTACTTAGAATACTAAGAACTATACTAAGGGCAAAGGGTGGAATATCAGGCTCTTATCCTCAGTCTGGAGTGAAGATTCTTCAAAAAGCATCAAGATATTCCCTGCAATGGAGGGGGAAAGGGCCTCCCACCCCTCCAAACCAGCTAATTTCCTTCTCCTGTACTCAAAACAGGCACCTCTAAAATGTCAGAAAGGGGGCCATATAAGGCCTATTACTAATGTGGCTTGACACTTATCATGAAACCTATTCTCAATTGCTTATAACCTTTCCAATCACAAACCATTTAAGCTTCCAAGTTCTATGCTAGATACAAACATTACGTGTGTACATCGTAGAGATGTATCAGACAACACAGATCACCTATTTTCAAGaacaaagctgaagaaaaaggtaaaggggaaaagaaggaagagtttTTTGCCTGTAACTGAAgaactttattttaaagtagcCTTCCTTTTGCCCGTCTGTGACTGCCTGTTCTCTGAAGTTCAGCAGAGTCCATatgcatttttgtgcattttttttctacctcGGAGTCCAACTTTGcactttctgctttctctcttttctcttccttttttccccccaactggGAAGACAGATCAGATAAGGAGCTGCATGTGGACACTCTGTACAGAGAGGGGAAGAGGCTCTAAGTTAGAGAATACACCCCCAAAACCAGACTAGAATTGACAGAGCAAAagaacaggaagcagagagtgGAACTGTGATAGTAACAGGCATGGGAGGGGGAGAACCACGctaaaaatggggaaagaagCAGTTGGAGAAACAGGGCAGAAGCAGTCAGGCTTGGAAAGAACAGAGGAGTCTAGAGCACACTCCTTTATGCAGCCTGGGCACAAACTCAGAATTCCTGAGTCTCACCACTCCTCTGCTCCTAAGAAGCATCCATAACCCCCCGACAAAttattttttgtctcttttccaaCTAGTGTTGGTCCACACAGAGAATGGCAATCTGTATTGCCCCCAGTTACTCTAGTCCCCAAGTGAGAGAGGCCTGAACAGGGGATCCAGCCGTTCCAACCCTGCTGATAATCGCTGCGGGTATCGGCAAGAAGCCGTATGACATAATCCCTGTTCTCAGTTAGCTTTTAAGAAGaaacacacacaagaaaacagaCTAAGAAATGGCAAGCCATTGCATTAAAAAGGACATTGATAAGAATGAAAAGTGAAGCACTTGAATGTTCAGAAACACAGAAGTTATGGTTTCTGGTGCATGTGGATCACAGTACAGACTTTATCTAAGAGGCAGCCACTGAAGTTGGACTAAGGCCAAATTTACATTCCGCTCCTACCACATTGGCCTAAACCTCATTTGTGCATGAAACCAGCTATCTGCTACTGCAGCATCTCAACTCCCTTTTATCTCCCAACAAGACAACCTTCCCCCATAACTATAGCCTTCTCATATGACCCCTTACAAGTATTTGTTACAAGGTGAGAAAGGAGTTTCTTAGTTGATGAAATTGAACACCATTCTTCaacaatactgttttttttttctgcctcctgtCAAGTTCTCACATGATGTTAAAGCAAGTCACTTGAATGATATTTCCCAGGAGAGCTCAGCAACTCTGTATTTTAGAGGCCAGCCTGAGATTTTGGCCACTCAGTTTGCAGAAACAGAGCTCTGTCAGAACAGGAATCAAAGAATCTGTGCGGACATGCAAGCATAGCGCCTGGTCAAGCATACTGGGAAAAAATGAGTAGGTCCCAACCTCAGAGTGCATGTCCAAAACTTAGCCAACAGAGAGGGGTCTCATGGaataaacagcaaaataacaaaaagcaTGCAATCAtataaacagaagcaaaacaacaCTTTAATGAAAAGGAGTTGCATTAAAATCACACACAACAATGAATTCTAGcatttctcagctttcatttaacTAACACTTACTGCAGAGCTCCTTACAACCTTACTAAGACCTTTTTTAACATGCATTTGTTTCCCCACCACCTTCTGCTCAAATCAATCCTGATCACAACCACACATAACAGCACAGAGAAATCTCTACTGAGATGGACAGAATGAAACATGGACACAGAAAGAACCAAAGTCAAAGACTACACAACTCTTCACAAGTCATAGAATTTTAACTTCTCCACTTGCAAAATGGAAACACAGCAATGGGAAAACTGGTGTTCACAAAGCACCCTGAAGTTGCCAGGTGCTATTGCCAACTACTGTCATTTAGGCTTTTCCAGTTACAACATGTTACCTGGTTATTTCAGAACCTCAAAAAAGGCCAATTACAATGCGAATCCCCTTGTAAGAGGAGTTCACTGTCTACTGCTTCACAGacagctcttttttccccccttttgcgCTTTTCAAGCCAAATCCCACAGATCAACAAATTGAATTAAAGGCAGCAGTCCTCCCTACTTTCACCTACACAAAGCAACACTACAGCATTACTGGCCAACATGGAAAGGATTACAGGATGAAAGACAATGCCTATCCCTCTTCACACATATTTGGAAAGACACTAAATGCGGTTAATCAAACAATTAGTACTGCATATCAAGGACAAATAGTCAATTCCCATCAGACTGGTAAGTGAGAAGCACAAATGAAATCAGCAATACATCTAACAGTAAGTTTAGCCAACTTACCATCATATAAGGATCATCCACAATAGGATAAATATAATCTGTCGTCTGGACCAACGACAAACCTCCATGTCTTAATGGAATAACACATGTGTCCATCCCAATTCCTGCAAAAACATAAATCCATCCATGGGGTGAGTAACTTTGCCTTTGATTATCTGTTGTTCTAAACAAGAGAACTTACAAAACATGTCTCTGAACTACAACTCACAATGCTGCCTAAACAAACATGGCAACTTTCCTGCCTCAGAGAAAGCAAATAGCACAAATAAGAGGAAAACCAAccaaaaaatgaaaactcatGTTTGGAATGTGTAAACAGCTGTAAGCTACAATGTTCTACAGCTTAGTACAACATAATAGCATGTTGCTTTTGAGAACACCTGCATTCATCTGCATGTACATTTCAAGTTAAGAGGAACTGCATAAACTGGCATTGTCAAAAGCAAATAGGTTTTCCTGTTATTCCCATCTCAACAAAAACATAGCGACAGTTTTTAAAAGGACATAACCTCTCATAGAGGACATCTCCTCCTCACTTCAGAAGGAACAAAAAGAATGGCACAATCACTGCTTAGGCCCCTGGTGAAAGATGATTCACCCACTTGGAACCTGTGCAACTGTGTTAATCTCTCCTTATTTCTGTGAGGCTGAAAAGGGGCAAGATGATCTGCTAGACAGAAAAACTCCTTTGAGAAAACCACAATACCACACAAAGAGCAGCCTTCTCTGGCAGTGGATATTTCAAAGTGAATAAGCAATATTAAAATCTCTAGGCATTTGCTGTGATGCAAGAGCCTGCACAACAGCAGCAGGTGACTATAACATGCTAAATGACCCGAGCAACCTGTCAACTGGCTCTTCCTTGTGGCAATGGCAGGCAGCTCACCTCATTCCTGGGGTGAGAGCAAGATACTTAGAATTACTTTGTATACACCACAGGGCAAGAGTCTTCCTACAAGCAGTTTTCAGGGAGCAGATGCTACACAGTAACTTTTCCCAATGTATTAGCAAAACACTTTGCAGCAAGAGCTACAAGCCAGTATTTGGCAGTGACTGGTGCTAGCTGCTAGCATCCGAACTCCTCGCGAGGACATGGAGCAGCCGGCATGCCAGGTAGCAGGCATGCAGGTGGAGAGCTACCGAGGCAAAGATCTGGCCATGGAAGAAAAGGGATACTGAAGAAAGCTCACGAGTGGCAATTTAGGGTTGCTCATTCTCCACAGAAGCTACCAAGCTACTATGCACATCCAGTACTTCCAAGGAAATGCTCATATGCACTTACAGAGAAGTGGCTTGTGTACAGAAACTATTAAGCCCTCAGTTCATCTATTGATGTAAGGTTTTCAATAAATTCACAGCAAAAGTGCTGTTTGACAGTCTCCAAGGAGGCACCATTGTCTTTCTGGCGCTAATTTTGTCTTCTGCAAAATTAGCTAATTTTTATTCTGCAAAAAAAGGACTTCCTAAAAAAGGGAATCTGTTCAGAGAGGTGTTTGAAAAAGGGATTTTCAAGTTCAATAACAGCACAGAGAATTAACGCCCAAACTTGCATGGATATACTTACTCATGGATATACTTATCTTACTCTTAGATACACTCATGGCCATTTTTAAGATTGCCCTGGATAATGCCACTCGTATAACTCTAAAAATTAGCGAGGCTGAGCCTGTTATTGATAATTTCCCTCCCGACTGCATCTCAAAAACATGATGCACACGCACAGGCTGGGAAGTCAGCTGACTCCCCCTTTTAAGCACAACGCATCAGAGCAAGTAACACCAAATTAATCTGGAGATACATTTGTTAAAGGAATGCTCACtgtaaaaacacttatttttagaAGACTTGAATTCTCCACTTTCTATTACTAACAGATTTCCTGTTACATAATATCACACCTATTTAGTGATGGCATTAGTCTACTTTCTAGCTTTTCATATAGCTGGAGAAGAAAAATCTATTAGCAGTTCCATTACTTTTTAAACTCTGTAAGTttacaagagggaaaaaaaacagctagaaAATTAAATCTAAAACAAACTATTACGGATTTTAGAAATTTGCCAAATTAGAAATGCTCTTATCAATAACTACTATttagtttaggggaaaaaaaaaagccatacaaaTAGCAATTTGGGGCCAAAAGAAGCTCAAAGTATTCCTTACTAGGGAATACTATAGTGCCACCCCAGCTCCGCACACAATTACTGCTTAGATATTTCATACAAAGATCGCCATTGTTTAAGCAAAAACACGGGCTCCTTACTGACCTTTTACTGAATCCAATCTGTTCTGGAATAATGCATTGCAACCTGTTAGTCTGCTAATACATAATTTgccatattaaaataattttaaataggtTACTGGATACTAAATTGATAGTTAAATAATTTTGGAATAAATATTACATTAATATTCCTAAATTGAGGGAAAAAATCCATTCTGCACTGTAAAGCAGAGATTAAATATGCAGGGCTGAGTAAACAGACAAACAGAATTAAAAGTGTCATTAAACACATTATCTACATTCATTTATCTATATCAATATTAGGTACAGTAGCTGGTATCGAAATACCTACATTTGCCCTGTTCCCCATGTAGATTGCTTGTGCAGGTTGTTTTCCCTTATTGCTTGCATCATTGTGCAAATACCAAATAGAAAGTGAAGCTGGCAAGAACACAGAGGTCTTGTAAAGACAGCTTTTCCCAGGTAGCTTCTATAGGTGAGCAAAAAAGTTAGAGTGGGGTACAATGAAaggactgaaaggaaaaaaaaaatatatcacacCTGTGAAACAATCCATTCCTAGTCTTAGCTGAAGTAAGTTTTCTTTTACTTACTCACTTTCTCTCACTCACTCAGCATTTAAGAGTCATCTAATGATTATTCACTGCATCAATTTTAGAAGCCAATGTACTAATataaaatttcagaaattaaTTGATACTACTTTGTTTTGCAAAGCATCTactggggaaagggaggaggagattGTAACTCCTAAGCATGTGCCTATCATTACAGCCATTCCCagctctgtttttatttcatagttGAGTGCACTGCAGCatgttaaataattaaaatacaaacCCGTTATTCTTATATCCCAGAGGCCAACAAACGTCAACTATAGAGTCATTCTTCAGATTTCTGGATGCTGTGCATGCATTATACAACATATAATTTTCAAACTGATTGAACAAATAGCAGATGAGATTGAGTCACTAAGCAGATGAAAACAGAAGCATCCCAGTTGTCCAGAGATGCAGTTACTTACCCAACCTGGGCATAACTGCCCCCAGGAACTGTTCATCTTCCTGAAAATGGTTTTCTTGTAGAGATTCAAGCAGTTTCTGTAAGACATCCTGAGGCACTTTACAGCCTGTGCCTTTAAGTTCAGTGAATCGGGTCAGACGGAAGCTCTTGTCCAGTTCATAACTTTCTGGGTTAAACGACTCCCGAACGGACATGGTTCTTTCACACAGACTGCTGGCCTTTCCCACCCCAGAGCAACGGTATCAGTTTCTTTGCTGATCagtctaattaaaaaaattggGAACATTAGAAATTCCTAGAACCTACAAGACAATACGTTTTCTATGTAGagcaaagtaaaaagtaaaaagaaaagcactcaaTGTATTTCACTTGTTACAACAGGTGGGCACCACATCTCACACAATCCATTTCTCTGAGACCACAGAGGAACAACTCCTCCTCCTACCTTCCAATATTTAAAACTGTAATCATGCCAGGCCATTcacagaatgaattttttttcccagttatgCCACAgaaacttttcattaaaaaaagaatctaacACACCAACCTCGTTTAACACAGAGGTAATGAAAGAAATAATAGTTCCCAGAGCACCGAGGCCAATTTCCAAAGGGAAACCTGGGCCCCGATCCTGCAACACACTCAATGGAGACATCTGTTTGTACTCAGTTCCATACAGGATCATGACTTTAGTCATTAAcatattaatttcaaaaataagacACACTTCAAATAATAGTTCAGTTTCAGTCCTGATGTAAGAAGCTGAAACTCCTTAATACACCTGTTCTCCTTGGGGGAAAATACAACCCCAGAGTTATGTTAGCACAGGTAACAGAAGAGGAAGAGTTTAATCAGGATGGTTTACCTACAAACATGCTATTTGACATTTTAATACGTCCATAAACatgaaatgttgaaaaaaataaCTTCCTGCTTCTCAAGCCCTTTTTTAGTCAAATAACGACACTGAGAATACACAGAGAATTGCCCATTAGAACATTAATGTAAAAAGACACTGATGTAACTCATTTAATAAAATCCTTAACAATGCCCATCTAATTTTAGAATGTTTTTCCACTCTGACTCAGCCACACACCACACTCCAAAACTAGCAAGAGGCCTACCCAAAACACTGACTTGTAAACAGGAACAGCAGTGATAATATGCAATTTATCTTCCTCAAAGAAAAAGTTTTCAGGAATTACTGAAAGCGATCTACATACAGTAGTTTCTTAGAAAGCAAGTATCTTGCATAACAACAACAAGGAGAACAGAGTTCAGCATGCATTACTGACACAATACGATAGTGATGATCATGCTGTTACTAGGTTAAgctgaaaagcaagaaaacaaatgcaacCGACCAGTATTCAGTAAGTTCAACAGCAgtaaaaaagaggggaaaaaaaaaatctacggACTGTCCAACTGATCCCCTCTATACACTTAACAACTACATCAGTTACATAAACCTTTAAGTCTACTAATTTTTTGAATACAGTTTGTAAGAATTCAAGTTTTAAGCTCCTTGAGAACTTCTGATATGGGACCCAACTTCCCTCTACAGTGttttccctccttctccaggAGGCGTGtcacttatttaaaacaaatcttcTAAAGCCCAGGCTCGGGCAGTAATCCAAACTCTAGTTACAAGAACGTGTCTTGGATGAGCAATGAATTTAGTTCGTAGCTGTTGTCTTCCAATGCGAGACCCTGACCACTTGcagtcaaaacaaaaaagatactgACTAGAAAACAACCTGTCAACAGAAATGGGAGACAAAAGCTTTTCAAcgagagggaatttttttttttacttcattctAATTATTTCCAGAAATTTGTAAAAAGTAGCTTGCCCCACAAGGGAAACATTTCCCTTCATCTAACTAGTAATTGCAATATGCTTAGCACCCCCTACCTACTTGTCTAGGAAAGGATTCTGGGGCCACAGCCTACCAGAAACTTTTTGCAGTCTTGAGGACTGTAAGACACCATTAACTGGGCTTCTcgatttgaaaataaatattcaagcAAACAAGAcgattttatttaatgaaaaacatCCACAGTGCGGGAACACAATAACTTTTTAATGAAGGTCTGAATAAAGCAGCATGCAACAATGTATTTCACGGGCTGCCATGGTGGCAACCTTGTAAGACTCAAGCTCCCTGCGACTTCTGGCACTGCGTGCAAGCATGCAATTTCAGCGCTGAGTGCATTGGCAAAATGAACAACCCTCCCCAGAGGAAGGCACCCCATAACCCAGATGTTCCCTACTTTAAAATAACGGCATAGTAAGTAATAGAAAAGTAGAGTTTAACCCTTGCCTCCCTAAAGCGCTTAGCATAAGGAGGAAagcaggggcctggggggaggggggggggggagccagcTACCTACCCAAAACAACCCCGAGCGCAACCACCAGCgaccccgccgcgccccgcgagCAGCGCCGCGCCGAGACATGGCTCCGGGACACCTTAAatctccagctgctgcctttAAAGGCGAGCcagggccctcgctgctgctctttgtgcagccgg from Dromaius novaehollandiae isolate bDroNov1 chromosome 1, bDroNov1.hap1, whole genome shotgun sequence encodes the following:
- the SEPHS1 gene encoding selenide, water dikinase 1 isoform X1; its protein translation is MSVRESFNPESYELDKSFRLTRFTELKGTGCKVPQDVLQKLLESLQENHFQEDEQFLGAVMPRLGIGMDTCVIPLRHGGLSLVQTTDYIYPIVDDPYMMFFFFLFQGRIACANVLSDLYAMGVTECDNMLMLLGISNKMTDRERDKVMPLIIQGFKDAAEEAGTSVTGGQTVLNPWIVLGGVATTVCQPNEFIMPDNAVPGDVLVLTKPLGTQVAVAVHQWLDIPEKWNKIKLVVTQEDVELAYQEAMMNMARLNRTAAGLMHTFNAHAATDITGFGILGHAQNLAKQQRNEVSFVIHNLPVLAKMAAVSKACGNMFGLMHGTCPETSGGLLICLPREQAARFCAEIKSPKYGEGHQAWIIGIVEKGNRTARIIDKPRIIEVAPQVATQNVNPTPGATS
- the SEPHS1 gene encoding selenide, water dikinase 1 isoform X2 → MSVRESFNPESYELDKSFRLTRFTELKGTGCKVPQDVLQKLLESLQENHFQEDEQFLGAVMPRLGIGMDTCVIPLRHGGLSLVQTTDYIYPIVDDPYMMGRIACANVLSDLYAMGVTECDNMLMLLGISNKMTDRERDKVMPLIIQGFKDAAEEAGTSVTGGQTVLNPWIVLGGVATTVCQPNEFIMPDNAVPGDVLVLTKPLGTQVAVAVHQWLDIPEKWNKIKLVVTQEDVELAYQEAMMNMARLNRTAAGLMHTFNAHAATDITGFGILGHAQNLAKQQRNEVSFVIHNLPVLAKMAAVSKACGNMFGLMHGTCPETSGGLLICLPREQAARFCAEIKSPKYGEGHQAWIIGIVEKGNRTARIIDKPRIIEVAPQVATQNVNPTPGATS